The Paraburkholderia hospita region TGTGACCACAGAGCTACGCACGCTGCGCGCTTAAGTTCCTCACGAGCGATCGCGGGAATTCGTACCAAAGGAGAGTCTCATGCTGCCCCAGCTCTGTTTTTTCGTTAGCATCGCATTCAGCTTCAGCACGTGGGGAATCGTCACCAGGCGATACGTCTGGCCAAAACTCCGTCTCCTGCGACCAGTCGAAGCGCTGCGGCCTCTTCTCATCCTGCACAGCTTCCGCTTCATTGGGTTGGCATTCCTCGTCCCAGGCGTCGTGTCGCCCGAACTGCCGTCTGCCTTCGCGTATTCCGCCGCCTACGGGGACCTCGCTGCGGCGACACTCGCGTCGCTATCACTGGTATTGTTGCCACGCGCGGCCGGCATTGTGGTCGCCTGGATCTTCAACTGTTGGGGCCTGGCAGATCTCCTGAACGCGTTCTATCAGGCCAATGATGCCGGGCTCGTGGCGGGACAGTTGGGCGCGACCTACTTCATTCCGACTCTGGTTGTACCCCTACTGCTGATCACGCACGGACTCATCTTCCGGATTCTTCTGCAACATCAAAATCAGCCCGCAATGCGGGAAAGCCGGCAGCCCGGCGAAGGGCTATCAAGTGGAGGGCCCATGATCGATGCGACGACCTCCACAGAGCCCCAATCGGTCGGTGCGGCTACCCGTCTGACGAGGTGAGGCACAATCCGCGCAGCAGCGGACATCGCAGCTCCAGCAGCAACATACCGCATAGTGGGCCGTCAGGATCACCTTTCAAAGGGGGCGTGACGACACGGGCGAGTCTCTCAGAGTGGTGTTGAGTCGGTAGATGGTGGACCAGGCGTCTTCGAGCGAAGCCGCGGCCCCCGTCTCCGCAGAGCGAGTTCTGTGTCGGCAGCAGCGAATCAAGGTCTGTAGCGACGACTACATCAGTGTCCGCGGCTGTCTCAATCAATGTCCGCTAGCAGCAGAGCAACCTGACGGCTCTGAGTCCATTTCATCGGTTCGTCGCGAGCCCTGGCAGGCCAGCGCAGATCGTGAACCCAGCCGTCCGGTGAACGGCATTATGCATCCGTCGACATTCGCTGACCCTACCGATTGATGCCAATCCTTTATATCCGATATTCTGGCGAAGACCTGCTTATCGCGATCGGCGGTTGTGATGAATCTGGATTATCGGCAGGCCGTACCTGAAGACTCGGAATGGCTATTTGACACGTATCGGCGAACTATGAAAGGTTTCGTTACCTCAGCGTATGGCTGGGACGACGACTTGCAACATGCTGGGTTTGCCAAAAGCCTTCGCCAAGGCTCTTGTCAAATAGTTACATGGGAAGACAACCAATGCGGGTTTGTGCACTGGGACGTCGAACCCGATCTCGTATGGCTGAGGATGCTTTGTATCGTGCCGGAGATGCAATACAAGTCGATTGGCAGTACAGCGATTGCCAAGGTGATGTCGTTCTCCAGTTACTTACAAAAACCGCTGTACTTGAATGTCTTCGTATGCAACCGAGCTGCCTATGACTGGTACAGCAGAATCGGCTTTGTGGAAATCGAAAACGATGGCAAGGTCTCGACTTTGGTGCTTCCTTCGTCATCACCGGGCCACAAGGAACGACATGCGTAGTCTTCCAGGCACCGTGCTCCCATCGTAAACTTCCGGGTTCGTTGAGGTTCATTCGACGCTTGCCGGCACGAGCCGAACAACTCTCAACGCTTCCTGACCTCCGGACCGGCACAAAGCTGCCGTTCAAACTAATCGCGGGCCGGACGCCAGTAGAGCACACCATAGCCGCCGTTGGCCGATGGTCGCGCCAGCGGCTGCTCTGGCCGATTTTCGGACCGTCGTTGGAAACGTTCTTGAGCGGAGTGAACCCCACGATAGCTAAAGTTCAGAGTTCCGAGGCCTTCGCGGTGACGCGATTTCCTCCATATAGATGCCGCGCTGTAGGAGACGATCCGCGAAATCTCAACTCGGAAGTTGCGGATTTTCAATGGCGCAATCGTATATCGTTATGGCGGGTTCGACACCGATCAATGTTCCCGTAAAGCCTCACCGTTCAACGCTGCGACTGGCTCAAAGTGACAACCCGCACGCGAGCCGAATATTATGAAAATTCATGGCCGCAAATGGTCGAAGACCGCGCCGCTGTTCGGGGTAGTCACGCTCTATGCCAGAAGTTTGCCCGACATGTGATTTTTGTAGCTTTCGGAATTAGACTTAATTGTTCGTACAGACGCGAGATAGTTTCTCGGCGCACCGACGCTAGGCTGGATAGTGTTATTTCAACCAGCTTTCAGTTTTTGTTCTTTTTTGGCTGGAGCTTTTGAGGTTTTCGGGGTTTATTGTCGGTTTTTTTTCCTCTTTATTGTGAAGGAACAATCTTTGAGTTTTTCACAGTCCGCACTCGATAAAGGATCACCCCAGGATAACCAGGAGTTATCGCCCCCGCAGCAGCTTTCATTATTCAACCCGGTCCCGTTTCCCTACATTGTGCGGCAGACGCAATGTAGCTCAGTCAACTGGAAACGAGGAATCACATGAAATTGCTGCGATATGGCGCCCCAGGTCACGAAAAGCCCGGCATTCTCGACCGCAACGGCGCAATCCGCGACCTGTCCGGCGTGATCGACGATATCGCGGGCTCGACGCTGTTGCCCGAATCGCTCGAACGCCTGCGCCAGATCGATATCGAGTCGCTCCCCATCGTTTCCGCTGAAGCGCGCATCGGCGCCTGCGTGGGTCGCATCGGCAAGTTCATCTGCATCGGGCTGAACTACGCGGACCACGCGGCGGAATCGAATCTGCCCGTACCGAGCGAGCCTGTGGTGTTCGGCAAGTGGACGTCGGCTGTCGTCGGTCCGAATGACGACGTGCGCATTCCGCGCGGCTCGCAAAAGACCGACTGGGAAGTCGAACTGGGCGTCGTGATCGGCAAGGGCGGCGCGTATATCGACGAAGCCGACGCGCTCAGCCACGTCGCGGGCTATTGCATCGTCAACGATGTCTCAGAGCGCGAATATCAGATCGAGCGCGGCGGCACCTGGGACAAGGGCAAGGGCTGCGACACGTTCGGCCCGATCGGCCCGTGGCTCGTCACCGCTGACGAAGTCCCCGATCCGCAGTGCCTCGCCCTCTGGCTCGAAGTGGACGGCAAGCGTTATCAGAACGGCAACACGAGCACGATGATCTTCAACGTCGCGCAGATCGTCTCTTACCTGAGCCGCTTCATGAGCCTGCAACCGGGCGATGTGATCTCGACGGGCACGCCGCCGGGCGTTGGCATGGGGCACAAGCCCGAGCCCGTCTATCTGCGCGCAGGGCAGACGATGCGCCTCGGCATCGAAGGACTCGGCGAGCAGCAGCAACGCACCGTCGCCGCATAAGAGGAGCGCGCTGATGAACCAGTACGACTTCGCGCAGCGTGCCGCCGTCGTCACGGGCGGCGCGCAAGGCATCGGCTATGCGGTCGCGGAGCGCGGTGTTCGATCTGTCCGGCGGCCGCGCCACGTATTGAGCGTCACGTAATCGCACCATAAAGCTCGCCGGCCACCTGCTTCAACGCGCGCACCACTTGCGTCGAAGCGGGCGACAGCAACTGCCCGGTGCGCGTGATGATGCCGAAGTCGTCCATCCGCAGCGGCATGTCGAGCGGCAGGATCGACAGCAGGCCGTGCGCCGCGTAGTAATGCGCGACCTCGGCGGCGAGCACGGCGAGCATGTCGCTTTGCGACAGCAGGCTCGTCACGAACAGCAGTTCCGCGCTTTCGACCACGTTGGACGGCGGCGCGAGGCTTTGACGCTGGAACATCAGCTCGAAGCGATGGCGCAGCACGCTTTGCGCGGGCGGCACGACCCACGACGCGTCGACGACATCCGCCAATGTCAGCGATTGCGCCGCCAGCAACGGATGACCCGAACGGGCGACGGCGAGTGCCTGTTCTTCAGCGAGAGGTTCGTAGCGCAGATGCAGCTTGTCATGTTCAACGGACAGCCGGCCGATCACGAGGTCGAGCTTGTCCTGCGCGAGGCTTTCGAGCAGCACGTTGCTGCTGTCGATCTCGACGCTCACGCTCAAGCCGGGATGATGCTGCTTGACCTGCGCAATCGCGGCGGGAAGCAGGCTGACGGCGGGCGACGTGATCGTGCCGACGGCCACGCGCCCGAGTTGCCCGGACTTCAGCGCGAGCACTTCCTCGCGCGCCTGATCGAGGCTGCCGACCACGGAACGCGCGTGGCGAATCATCACCTCGCCGTACAGCGTCGGCCGCATGCCCCGCGGCATCCGCTCGAACAGCGGCGCATCCAGCATTTCTTCCAGTTCGCGCAGCAGCTTCGACGCAGCGGGCTGCGACATGCTCAGCGCGTCGGCGGCGCGGTGGATATTGCCTTCCTCGTCGAGCGCGACGAGCAGCAGCAGTTGCCGCGTCTTCAGCCGCGTACGGACATACCAGGGGTTCGAATCGAGCATAAGGGTTAATACCAATAATTAAAGCGATATCAGTTCGACGCCAATTTTCATTAGAAAGATATCAGACCGCTTCGTAGACTTCTCTTTTTCCCCATGATCCGCAACCACCATTCGTCCCTTCTCAAACGGTTGCGCAAACATCAGCAGTTGCCTTCAGGAAGTCAGCATGTCGGATAAGAAAACGAAGCTGCGCTCGGCCCAATGGTTCGGCACGGCCGACAAGAACGGCTTCATGTATCGAAGCTGGATGAAGAATCAGGGCATCCCCGATCACGAATTCGATGGCCGGCCCGTCATCGGTATCTGCAACACGTGGTCGGAACTCACGCCGTGTAATGCGCATTTCCGCAAGATCGCCGAGCACGTGAAGCGCGGCATCTACGAAGCAGGCGGCTTTCCCGTCGAATTCCCCGTGTTTTCCAGTGGCGAATCGAATCTGCGCCCCACCGCGATGCTCACGCGCAATCTCGCGGCGATGGATGTCGAAGAGGCGATTCGCGGCAATCCCATCGACGCCGTCGTGCTGCTGACCGGTTGCGACAAGACCACGCCCGCGCTGCTGATGGGCGCGGCGAGTTGCGACGTGCCCGCGATCGTCGTCACGGGCGGCCCGATGCTGAACGGCAAGCTCGACGGCAAGGACATCGGTTCGGGCACGGCCGTGTGGCAGTTGCACGAATCGCTGAAGGCCGGCGAGATCGATTTGCACAAGTTCCTGTCGGCGGAAGCGGGCATGTCGCGCTCGGCGGGCACCTGCAACACGATGGGCACGGCCTCGACGATGGCGTGCATGGCGGAAGCGCTCGGCACATCGCTGCCGCACAACGCGGCCATTCCCGCTGTCGACTCGCGCCGCTATGTGCTCGCGCACATGTCGGGTATGCGCATCGTCGAGATGGCGCACGAAGGGCTCACGCTGTCGAAGATCCTCACGCGCGAAGCGTTCCTGAACGCGATCCGCGTGAATGCGGCGATTGGCGGCTCGACAAATGCGGTGATTCACCTGAAGGCGATTGCAGGGCGTATCGGCGTGCAGCTCGATCTGGACGACTGGGTGCGCATCGGCCGTAACACGCCGACCATCGTCGACCTGATGCCTTCGGGCCGCTTCCTGATGGAAGAGTTCTATTACGCGGGCGGTCTGCCTGCTGTGCTGCGTCGACTCGGCGAAGCGGATCTTCTGCCGCATCCGGGCGCGCTGACGGCGAACGGCAAGGCGTTATGGCACAACGTGATGGATGCACCCATCTACAACGACGAAGTGATCCGTCCGCTCGACCAGCCGCTCGTGAAGGACGGCGGCATCCGCGTGCTGCGTGGCAATCTCGCGCCGCGCGGCGCAGTGTTGAAGCCTTCGGCGGCGACGCCTGAACTGCTCAAGCATCGCGGCCGCGCCGTCGTGTTCGAGAACTTCGAGCACTACAAGGCACGCATCGTCGATGAAACACTCGACGTCGACGCGAACTCCGTGCTCGTGCTGAAGAACTGTGGACCGAAGGGTTATCCGGGCATGGCCGAAGTCGGCAACATGGGTTTGCCGCCGAAGCTGTTGCGCCAGGGCGTGAAGGACATGGTGCGCATCTCGGATGCGCGGATGAGCGGCACGGCATACGGCACGGTCGTATTGCACGTGACGCCGGAAGCGGCAGATGGCGGCCCGCTTTCCGCGGTGCAGGACGGCGACTGGATCGAGCTGGATTGCGATGCGGGCACGTTGCGCATCGATATCAGCGACGAAGAACTGGCGCGCCGCCTCGAAAGCCACACGCCGCCCGAGATGCCCGCCGGCGGCGGTTATCAGCGGCTGTATATCGATCACGTATTGCAGGCGGACGAGGGTTGCGATCTGGACTTCCTCGTCGGCTGCCGGGGCGCAGACGTGCCGCGCCATTCGCATTGAGGAGAGAACGAATGAACCTGACAGGTGAACTGCTGATTGGCGCAAACGCGCGGCGTGGACAAGGCGCTGAGTTTCATGCCGTCGATGCCGCAACGGAACAAGCGCTGCAAGCGCCGACGTACTACAGCGCGAAATCGGGCGATGTCGATCAGGCGTGTGCGCTGGCCGAAAGCGCATTCGACGCCTACCGTACGCTGCCCGCCGAACGCCGCGCGCGTTTTCTCGACGATATCGCCGCGCGCATCGAAGCACTCGGCGATGCGCTGATCGAACGCGCGATGAGCGAATCGGGTTTGCCGAAAGCGCGTCTCGAAGGCGAGCGCGCGCGCACGGCGAACCAGTTGCGCATGTTCGCAACGCTCGTGCGCAGCGGAGACGCGCTCGATGCGCGCATCGAACCCGCGTTGCCCGAACGCCAACCGCCGCGCACCGATCTGCGCTTTCAGCGCATCGGTGTTGGTCCCGTTGCCGTGTTCGGCGCGAGCAATTTTCCGCTCGCGTTTTCGGTCGCGGGTGGCGATACGGCGGCGGCGCTCGCAGCGGGTTGCCCTGTCGTCGTGAAGGCGCATCCGGCGCATCCGGGCACGTCTGAACTCGTGGGCCGCGCGATTCAGGACGCCGTGCGTCATGCGGAACTGCCCGAAGGCGTGTTCTCGATGCTGTTCGACGCGGGCCATGAAGTCGGCGCGGCGCTGGTCGCGCATCCGTCGATCAAGGCCGTGGGCTTCACGGGTTCGCGTGCAGGCGGACGCGCGCTGATGGCGATTTCGAACGCGCGCGCGGAGCCGATCCCCGTCTACGCGGAAATGAGCAGCGTGAACCCGAACCTGCTGATGCCCGCAGCGCTGACCTCGCGCGCCGAGACGCTGGCTCGCGATTTCGTTGCATCGGTGACGCTGGGTTGCGGTCAGTTCTGTACGAATCCCGGCTTGATGCTCGGCATCGCAGGCGAAGGCTTCGAGCGTTTCGCTGCAACCGCCGCGCAGAGCATTGATGGAGTGCAAGCGGGCGTCATGCTGACAGGCGGCATTCTGCGGGCGTACGACGCAGGTATCGAACGGTTTGCTGCGAATCCCGCTGTGACGACGCTCGCGCGTGGCAAGGCGCCCGAAGCAGGCAGCCGGCGCGCGCAAGCGGTGTTGTTCCGCGTGAGTGCGAAGAGCCTGCTCGCGGATCACACGCTGGCTGACGAAGTGTTCGGCCCGTGCAGCGTGCTGGTCGAATGTGCCGACGCCGATGAGTTGCGCACCGTGTTGAATCGTATCGAAGGGCAACTGACGATCACGCTGCATCTCGATGATGCCGATCAACCCGCCGCACAAGCGCTGCTGCCGATTCTCGAACGCAAGGCGGGCCGCATTCTTGCGAACGGCTTTCCGACGGGCGTCGAAGTCTGCGACGCGATGGTCCACGGCGGCCCGTTCCCCGCGACTTCCGATGGACGCAGTACGTCCGTCGGCACGGCGGCGATCGAGCGTTACATGCGGCCTGTCTGCTATCAGAACTTGCCTGCCGCGCTGTTGCCTAAAGCGTTGCGCGATGCGAACCCGCTTGGTGTGCATCGGCGGTTCGCGGGGCGGCACGAGCGAACGCCCGGTTGAGCACGCAATACCTCGACGCAGAACATAACGACATAGCTTTGCATGGGACCTGAGTAAGGAGCTAAAGCTCCAACTCTGGTCGACAGCTTTGCATGGGACCAGAGTAAGGAGCTAAAGCTCCAACTCTGGTCGACAGGAGACATAGCAATGACTACACCCTACGCCAGCGCGCAGCAGGCCGCGCCCGCAGTCGATGCGGGAACGGGCGCGGCGCTCGCCGACGAACAGCGGATCATGAGTCTGCTGGTTCGCCGGCTGATTCCGTTTCTCGCGCTGATTTACGTCGTCGCTTATATCGACCGCTCCGTGGTCGGCTTCGCGAAGCTGCACATGAACGCGGCTGTCGGCATCAGCGACGCGTCCTATGGCCTCGGCGCGGGGCTGTTCTTCATCGGCTATTTTCTGTGCGAAGTGCCGAGCAACCTCGCGCTCGAACGCTTCGGCGCGCGTGTATGGTTC contains the following coding sequences:
- a CDS encoding ureidoglycolate lyase, whose amino-acid sequence is MKLLRYGAPGHEKPGILDRNGAIRDLSGVIDDIAGSTLLPESLERLRQIDIESLPIVSAEARIGACVGRIGKFICIGLNYADHAAESNLPVPSEPVVFGKWTSAVVGPNDDVRIPRGSQKTDWEVELGVVIGKGGAYIDEADALSHVAGYCIVNDVSEREYQIERGGTWDKGKGCDTFGPIGPWLVTADEVPDPQCLALWLEVDGKRYQNGNTSTMIFNVAQIVSYLSRFMSLQPGDVISTGTPPGVGMGHKPEPVYLRAGQTMRLGIEGLGEQQQRTVAA
- a CDS encoding IlvD/Edd family dehydratase, which gives rise to MSDKKTKLRSAQWFGTADKNGFMYRSWMKNQGIPDHEFDGRPVIGICNTWSELTPCNAHFRKIAEHVKRGIYEAGGFPVEFPVFSSGESNLRPTAMLTRNLAAMDVEEAIRGNPIDAVVLLTGCDKTTPALLMGAASCDVPAIVVTGGPMLNGKLDGKDIGSGTAVWQLHESLKAGEIDLHKFLSAEAGMSRSAGTCNTMGTASTMACMAEALGTSLPHNAAIPAVDSRRYVLAHMSGMRIVEMAHEGLTLSKILTREAFLNAIRVNAAIGGSTNAVIHLKAIAGRIGVQLDLDDWVRIGRNTPTIVDLMPSGRFLMEEFYYAGGLPAVLRRLGEADLLPHPGALTANGKALWHNVMDAPIYNDEVIRPLDQPLVKDGGIRVLRGNLAPRGAVLKPSAATPELLKHRGRAVVFENFEHYKARIVDETLDVDANSVLVLKNCGPKGYPGMAEVGNMGLPPKLLRQGVKDMVRISDARMSGTAYGTVVLHVTPEAADGGPLSAVQDGDWIELDCDAGTLRIDISDEELARRLESHTPPEMPAGGGYQRLYIDHVLQADEGCDLDFLVGCRGADVPRHSH
- a CDS encoding LysR family transcriptional regulator is translated as MLDSNPWYVRTRLKTRQLLLLVALDEEGNIHRAADALSMSQPAASKLLRELEEMLDAPLFERMPRGMRPTLYGEVMIRHARSVVGSLDQAREEVLALKSGQLGRVAVGTITSPAVSLLPAAIAQVKQHHPGLSVSVEIDSSNVLLESLAQDKLDLVIGRLSVEHDKLHLRYEPLAEEQALAVARSGHPLLAAQSLTLADVVDASWVVPPAQSVLRHRFELMFQRQSLAPPSNVVESAELLFVTSLLSQSDMLAVLAAEVAHYYAAHGLLSILPLDMPLRMDDFGIITRTGQLLSPASTQVVRALKQVAGELYGAIT
- a CDS encoding GNAT family N-acetyltransferase codes for the protein MNLDYRQAVPEDSEWLFDTYRRTMKGFVTSAYGWDDDLQHAGFAKSLRQGSCQIVTWEDNQCGFVHWDVEPDLVWLRMLCIVPEMQYKSIGSTAIAKVMSFSSYLQKPLYLNVFVCNRAAYDWYSRIGFVEIENDGKVSTLVLPSSSPGHKERHA
- a CDS encoding aldehyde dehydrogenase (NADP(+)), whose product is MNLTGELLIGANARRGQGAEFHAVDAATEQALQAPTYYSAKSGDVDQACALAESAFDAYRTLPAERRARFLDDIAARIEALGDALIERAMSESGLPKARLEGERARTANQLRMFATLVRSGDALDARIEPALPERQPPRTDLRFQRIGVGPVAVFGASNFPLAFSVAGGDTAAALAAGCPVVVKAHPAHPGTSELVGRAIQDAVRHAELPEGVFSMLFDAGHEVGAALVAHPSIKAVGFTGSRAGGRALMAISNARAEPIPVYAEMSSVNPNLLMPAALTSRAETLARDFVASVTLGCGQFCTNPGLMLGIAGEGFERFAATAAQSIDGVQAGVMLTGGILRAYDAGIERFAANPAVTTLARGKAPEAGSRRAQAVLFRVSAKSLLADHTLADEVFGPCSVLVECADADELRTVLNRIEGQLTITLHLDDADQPAAQALLPILERKAGRILANGFPTGVEVCDAMVHGGPFPATSDGRSTSVGTAAIERYMRPVCYQNLPAALLPKALRDANPLGVHRRFAGRHERTPG